A genome region from bacterium HR11 includes the following:
- the crnA gene encoding Creatinine amidohydrolase has protein sequence MTSVASYRLWEWPWQWVRDLVPGTFDTVLLPVGTMEAHGVIPLGTDALVPLALAEALAPRLPAVVAPPIYYGLTSSFRHYPGSMTLPARLFTAYAGHVLAELARMGFRKLVVLNGHGGQAAEVREAARRVHRRAACGVVVLEWWEHAPVPDFMGPPGSHGGTAETAAVQAIRPEWVYRDLWREDLQAPVRPGLQAYPFPGPVMQVEGETLRFLSEAEARAYFDSVVAVVEATLRRVFRQWSDLGLVE, from the coding sequence ATGACGAGTGTCGCTTCGTATCGTCTGTGGGAATGGCCTTGGCAGTGGGTCCGGGACCTCGTCCCCGGGACGTTCGACACGGTCCTCTTGCCCGTCGGGACGATGGAGGCTCACGGCGTTATCCCGCTGGGGACGGATGCCCTCGTGCCCCTGGCCCTGGCCGAGGCGCTGGCACCCCGCCTGCCGGCCGTCGTGGCGCCCCCTATTTACTACGGCCTGACGAGTTCCTTCCGGCACTACCCGGGTTCGATGACGCTCCCGGCTCGGTTATTTACAGCTTACGCAGGTCACGTGCTCGCCGAGCTGGCCCGGATGGGCTTCCGGAAGCTGGTCGTCCTGAACGGCCACGGGGGACAAGCCGCTGAGGTTCGGGAAGCCGCCCGGCGGGTCCACCGGAGGGCCGCTTGCGGAGTTGTCGTCCTCGAGTGGTGGGAGCATGCGCCCGTCCCCGACTTCATGGGGCCGCCCGGAAGCCACGGCGGGACGGCCGAGACGGCGGCCGTCCAGGCAATCCGACCCGAGTGGGTCTACCGGGACCTGTGGCGGGAGGACCTCCAGGCACCCGTCCGACCGGGCCTGCAGGCCTACCCCTTCCCGGGTCCCGTCATGCAGGTCGAAGGCGAGACGCTCCGGTTCCTGTCGGAGGCCGAGGCCCGGGCCTACTTCGACAGCGTCGTGGCCGTCGTGGAAGCGACTCTCCGCCGGGTCTTCCGCCAGTGGTCCGACCTGGGGTTGGTGGAATAG
- the uvrC gene encoding UvrABC system protein C, giving the protein MVTGNVRSSLVERVRKMPNQPGVYFFKDRRGRFLYIGKANSLRDRVRQYFSGHDTRPMVPYLLREAAYVDWVATQTPLEALILEAQMIRRHQPRYNALLKDTRNLPYVRITLQEPYPRAEVAFRIENDGARYFGPFLSVGHARRVLQFVHRIFRIRACDLPLDGTRTYPVCLLYHIRRCSGPCMHYIDRDAYRADAEAAVRFLEGDRAGVLAELERRMQEHARRMEFEAAAFYRDAVRALRDWTPTSRIVDPTGRSVDLVGAAVEGGRVVLVVFLIRHGLFVDRREFVWDRLPGLEPPPETEVLLDDEWWVQVLTQFYLTVAQPPDEVWLPVDLAERSELEAWLERHFGRPVRLRVPAELSDADRDRLEWVGHHARQLLRSAPEGEAADEYATLRSLQHMLNLPTFPYRIEGFDISNIQGQWNVGGVVVFEGGRPKKSEYRRFRIRTVEGPDDYACMREAVYRRYAGSLRERLPLPDLILIDGGRGQLHAAQEALAQAGCGHIPVIALAKREEEIYVPTSPEPLRWPRHTPALRLLQHVRDEAHRWVIGYYRRLHRRAELQLALTEVPGIGPRLARRLLERFGSLDVLRETPVEEIARVVGRRRAEALYAWLRKD; this is encoded by the coding sequence ATGGTCACTGGGAACGTTCGTTCGAGTCTCGTCGAGCGGGTCCGGAAGATGCCGAATCAGCCGGGGGTCTACTTTTTTAAGGACCGCCGGGGCCGCTTCCTGTACATCGGGAAGGCCAATTCCCTTCGGGACCGGGTCCGCCAGTACTTTTCGGGCCACGACACCCGCCCGATGGTCCCCTACCTCCTCCGGGAGGCGGCCTACGTCGACTGGGTCGCGACCCAGACGCCCCTCGAGGCCCTCATCCTCGAGGCTCAGATGATCCGGCGGCACCAGCCCCGGTACAATGCCCTCCTGAAGGACACCCGCAACCTTCCGTACGTCCGCATCACCCTCCAGGAGCCGTATCCTCGGGCCGAGGTCGCCTTCCGCATCGAAAACGACGGGGCTCGCTACTTCGGGCCCTTCCTCTCGGTCGGCCACGCCCGCCGGGTCCTCCAGTTCGTCCACCGCATCTTCCGCATCCGGGCCTGCGACCTGCCCCTGGACGGGACCCGGACGTACCCCGTGTGCTTGCTGTACCACATCCGGCGGTGCTCGGGCCCCTGCATGCACTACATCGACCGGGACGCCTACCGGGCCGACGCCGAGGCCGCCGTCCGCTTCCTCGAGGGCGACCGGGCGGGCGTCCTGGCCGAGCTGGAACGCCGGATGCAAGAGCACGCCCGCCGGATGGAGTTCGAGGCGGCCGCCTTCTATCGGGACGCCGTCCGGGCCCTCCGGGACTGGACGCCGACGTCCCGCATCGTCGACCCGACCGGGCGGTCCGTCGACCTCGTCGGCGCCGCCGTCGAGGGCGGGCGCGTGGTCCTCGTCGTCTTCCTCATCCGCCACGGCCTCTTCGTGGACCGGCGGGAGTTCGTCTGGGACCGGCTCCCGGGCCTCGAGCCGCCGCCCGAGACGGAGGTCCTGCTCGACGACGAGTGGTGGGTCCAGGTCCTGACCCAGTTTTACCTGACGGTCGCCCAGCCGCCTGACGAGGTCTGGCTTCCCGTGGACCTGGCCGAGCGGTCTGAACTGGAGGCCTGGCTCGAGCGGCACTTCGGTCGGCCCGTCCGTCTTCGGGTCCCGGCTGAACTGTCGGACGCCGACCGGGACCGTCTCGAGTGGGTCGGCCACCACGCCCGTCAGCTCCTGCGGAGCGCCCCCGAGGGCGAGGCCGCCGACGAATATGCGACCCTCCGGTCGCTTCAGCACATGCTGAACCTGCCGACGTTTCCGTACCGCATCGAGGGCTTCGACATCTCGAACATCCAAGGGCAGTGGAACGTCGGCGGGGTCGTCGTCTTCGAGGGCGGTCGGCCCAAGAAGTCTGAATACCGGCGCTTTCGGATTCGGACCGTCGAGGGTCCCGACGACTACGCCTGCATGCGGGAGGCCGTCTACCGGCGCTACGCCGGTTCCCTGCGGGAGCGATTGCCACTTCCTGACCTGATCCTGATCGACGGCGGCCGGGGCCAGCTTCATGCGGCTCAAGAGGCCCTGGCCCAGGCCGGCTGTGGCCACATCCCCGTCATCGCCCTGGCGAAGCGAGAGGAAGAAATCTACGTGCCTACCTCGCCGGAGCCCCTCCGGTGGCCCCGCCATACACCGGCCCTGCGGCTCCTCCAGCACGTCCGGGACGAGGCCCACCGCTGGGTCATCGGCTACTACCGGCGTCTCCACCGCCGGGCCGAGCTTCAGTTGGCCCTGACGGAAGTCCCGGGCATCGGTCCCCGCCTGGCCCGTCGGCTCCTCGAACGCTTCGGGAGTCTGGACGTCCTGCGGGAGACCCCCGTCGAGGAGATCGCTCGGGTCGTCGGTCGCCGGCGGGCCGAAGCCCTTTACGCTTGGCTCCGGAAGGACTAA
- the citB gene encoding Aconitate hydratase A, with the protein MTDRPPGFPDAVRWLDTPDGRFRIYSLRYLDETGLADTRRLPYSIRILLENLLRHYDGEVVRWDDVVALARWNPRDVPRLEIPFRPERVLLQDFTGVPCVADLAAMRAAVRRLGGDPRRVNPVVPVDLVIDHSVQVDFFGSVDAFEQNVAMEYERNRERYAFLRWAQRAFRNFRVVPPGTGIVHQVNLEYLASVVQVRTAPDGVPEAFPDTLVGTDSHTTMINGLGVLGWGVGGIEAEAVMLGQPIYMLVPEVIGVRLTGELPEGATATDLVLTVTHLLRQKGVVGKFVEFFGPGVRSLRVEDRATLANMAPECGSTVNLFPVDDATLEYLRGTGRDPRHVERVERYMKAQGLFWTPDAPEPLYSDVVELDLSTVEPTIAGPRRPHDRVPLRTARQAFREALRTFLPADGASASVDELVGRRVEVSLDGLKTAVGHGSVVIAAITSCTNTSNPSVMVGAGLLAKKAVERGLTVPPHVKTSLAPGSRVVTDYLAESGLLPYLEALRFHLVGYGCTTCIGNSGPLPEPVARAIEENGLVTVAVLSGNRNFEGRINPHVRASYLMSPPLVVAYALAGTMDIDVLNEPLGRDPNGRPVYLRDLWPTHEEVRSLMRRVLNPRVFRRRYAQVFRGDARWRALPVPRGELYRWDPDSTYIQEPPFFRDLPLEPPPLQDIHGARVLVLLGDSVTTDHISPAGAIPEKSPAGQYLIRRGVPPSEFNTYGARRGNHEVMIRGTFANIRLRNLLRRPGDGGSLPEGGWTVYLPTGEVMTVYDAAMRYRADGTPLIVIAGKEYGSGSSRDWAAKGTFLLGVRAVLAESFERIHRSNLVGMGVLPLEFEPGQDRETLGLTGHEVFHIEGIAEGLQPRARVRVRAVRPDGTTQTFTAIARLDTPVEVTYYRYGGILPYVLRQMVGGRQ; encoded by the coding sequence ATGACGGACCGACCCCCTGGGTTCCCCGACGCCGTCCGATGGCTCGACACGCCGGACGGGCGCTTCCGCATCTACAGCCTCCGCTACCTCGACGAGACGGGCCTGGCCGACACCCGGCGCCTGCCCTACTCGATCCGCATCCTCCTGGAGAACCTCCTGCGCCATTACGACGGCGAGGTCGTCCGGTGGGACGACGTCGTCGCCCTGGCCCGGTGGAACCCCCGGGACGTCCCCCGCCTCGAGATCCCCTTCCGGCCCGAGCGGGTCCTCCTGCAGGACTTTACGGGCGTCCCCTGCGTGGCCGACCTGGCGGCCATGCGGGCGGCCGTCCGGCGTCTCGGCGGAGACCCCCGGCGGGTCAACCCCGTCGTGCCGGTCGACCTCGTCATCGACCACTCGGTCCAGGTCGACTTCTTCGGGTCGGTCGACGCCTTCGAGCAGAATGTGGCGATGGAATACGAGCGGAACCGGGAGCGCTATGCCTTCCTCCGGTGGGCCCAGCGGGCCTTCCGCAACTTCCGGGTCGTCCCGCCCGGGACGGGCATCGTCCATCAGGTCAATCTCGAGTACCTGGCGTCGGTCGTCCAGGTCCGGACGGCCCCGGACGGGGTCCCCGAAGCCTTCCCCGACACGCTCGTCGGGACGGATTCGCATACGACGATGATCAACGGCCTCGGCGTCCTCGGCTGGGGCGTCGGCGGCATCGAGGCCGAGGCCGTCATGCTGGGCCAGCCCATCTACATGCTCGTCCCGGAAGTCATCGGCGTCCGCCTGACCGGCGAGCTCCCCGAGGGGGCGACGGCGACGGACCTCGTCCTGACGGTCACGCACCTTCTCCGGCAGAAGGGCGTCGTCGGCAAGTTCGTCGAGTTCTTCGGGCCCGGCGTCCGGAGCCTCCGGGTCGAGGACCGGGCGACCCTGGCGAATATGGCCCCCGAGTGCGGTTCGACGGTCAACCTGTTCCCCGTCGATGACGCCACGCTCGAGTACCTCCGGGGCACGGGGCGGGACCCCCGGCACGTCGAGCGGGTCGAGCGCTACATGAAGGCCCAGGGCCTGTTCTGGACGCCGGACGCCCCGGAGCCCCTGTACAGCGACGTCGTCGAGCTGGACCTCTCGACCGTCGAGCCGACCATCGCCGGCCCCCGGCGGCCCCACGACCGGGTCCCCCTGCGGACGGCCCGCCAGGCCTTCCGAGAAGCTCTGCGGACCTTCCTGCCGGCCGACGGGGCCTCGGCCTCCGTGGACGAGCTCGTCGGCCGCCGCGTGGAGGTCTCGCTGGACGGCCTGAAGACGGCCGTCGGTCACGGGAGCGTCGTCATCGCCGCCATCACGAGCTGTACGAACACGTCGAACCCGTCCGTCATGGTCGGGGCCGGCCTCCTGGCCAAGAAGGCCGTCGAGCGGGGCCTGACCGTGCCGCCCCACGTCAAGACGAGCCTGGCCCCGGGCTCCCGGGTCGTGACGGACTACCTGGCCGAATCGGGTCTCTTACCCTACTTGGAAGCCCTGCGGTTCCACCTCGTCGGTTACGGCTGTACGACGTGCATCGGCAACAGCGGCCCCCTGCCGGAGCCCGTCGCCCGAGCCATCGAGGAAAATGGCCTCGTGACCGTCGCCGTCCTGAGCGGCAACCGCAACTTCGAGGGCCGCATCAATCCCCACGTCCGGGCGAGCTACCTGATGTCGCCGCCCCTGGTCGTCGCTTACGCCCTGGCCGGGACGATGGACATCGACGTCCTGAACGAGCCCCTCGGTCGGGACCCCAACGGCCGGCCCGTCTACCTGCGAGACCTCTGGCCGACCCATGAAGAGGTTCGGTCCCTCATGCGGCGGGTCCTGAATCCGAGAGTCTTCCGGCGGCGGTATGCCCAGGTCTTTCGGGGCGACGCCCGGTGGCGGGCCCTGCCCGTCCCCCGCGGCGAGCTCTACCGATGGGACCCCGACTCGACCTACATCCAGGAGCCGCCCTTCTTCCGGGACCTGCCCCTGGAACCGCCGCCCCTGCAGGACATCCACGGCGCCCGCGTCCTCGTCCTCCTCGGCGATTCGGTCACGACGGACCACATCTCGCCGGCCGGGGCCATCCCCGAGAAGAGCCCCGCCGGCCAGTACCTCATCCGCCGGGGCGTCCCGCCGTCGGAGTTCAACACCTATGGCGCCCGCCGGGGCAATCACGAGGTCATGATCCGGGGCACTTTCGCCAACATCCGGCTCCGAAACCTCCTTCGGCGCCCGGGCGATGGAGGGTCCCTGCCCGAGGGCGGCTGGACGGTCTACCTGCCGACCGGCGAGGTCATGACCGTCTACGACGCCGCCATGCGCTACCGGGCCGACGGGACGCCCCTCATCGTCATCGCCGGCAAGGAGTACGGCTCGGGAAGCTCCCGGGACTGGGCCGCCAAGGGGACCTTCCTGCTGGGCGTCCGGGCCGTCTTGGCCGAGAGCTTCGAGCGGATCCACCGGAGCAACCTCGTCGGGATGGGCGTCCTGCCCCTGGAGTTCGAGCCGGGCCAGGACCGGGAGACGCTCGGCCTGACGGGCCATGAGGTCTTCCACATCGAGGGTATCGCCGAGGGCCTTCAGCCCCGGGCCCGGGTCCGCGTCCGGGCCGTCCGACCCGATGGGACGACGCAGACGTTTACGGCCATCGCCCGCCTCGACACGCCCGTCGAGGTCACGTACTACCGCTACGGGGGGATCCTGCCGTACGTCCTCCGGCAGATGGTAGGTGGTAGACAGTAA
- the idi gene encoding Isopentenyl-diphosphate Delta-isomerase, with amino-acid sequence MDKERRARDEIVLLVDDRDRFTGRYASRAEAHRGDGLHHRAFVCILFDRAGRVLLQRRRHWLWDGLWDLTAVSHVLYRDGRRETYAQAAARALRKEMGITGVRVRKATGFNYFVRHPARDACENEYCAVLVGSYDGPVRPDAEDVYEYCWVAWEDFVRDVKTRPEAYTPWARLSVEALARVGWEPGR; translated from the coding sequence ATGGACAAGGAACGGCGCGCACGGGACGAGATCGTCCTCCTGGTCGACGACCGGGACCGTTTCACGGGCCGGTATGCCTCTCGGGCCGAGGCCCATCGGGGCGACGGCCTCCATCACCGGGCCTTCGTCTGTATCCTGTTCGACCGGGCCGGCCGGGTCTTGCTTCAACGTCGGCGCCACTGGCTGTGGGACGGCCTGTGGGACCTGACGGCCGTCAGCCATGTCCTCTACCGGGACGGCCGCCGGGAGACTTATGCTCAGGCCGCCGCTCGGGCGCTTCGGAAGGAGATGGGCATCACCGGCGTTCGGGTCCGAAAAGCGACGGGCTTCAACTACTTCGTCCGGCACCCGGCCCGAGACGCCTGCGAAAACGAGTACTGCGCCGTTTTGGTCGGCTCCTACGACGGTCCCGTCCGGCCGGACGCCGAGGACGTCTACGAGTATTGCTGGGTGGCCTGGGAAGACTTCGTCCGGGACGTGAAGACCCGTCCCGAGGCGTACACGCCCTGGGCCCGCCTGAGCGTCGAGGCCCTGGCCCGGGTCGGCTGGGAGCCTGGGAGATAG
- the trpD2 gene encoding Anthranilate phosphoribosyltransferase 2, with product MSDRLGRTQQALKAVTQGAALDFATARQLGEDIASGELPPELVGAVLTALAMRGEAPSEIAGLADAMRSQARRVEHPLTRTAVDTCGTGGDGFHTWNVSTAAAFVVSSLGVPVVKHGNRAVSSQCGSADVLQALGIAWPDTPEKAAQLLHDTHFTFLFAPYFHPAMKAVAPIRRHLGIRTVFNILGPLTNPAFVRYQMIGVFRRDLLERLAPVFTHLGHERVLLVHHETGMDEAASFGQTYVVRVERQGTDVTFHEDCLNPRAWGLGSGSVEDLRGGSPEENAQIIGDLLRNRDRGPRRDTLLVNSALALWAAGRVGTVEEGLAQAEEALTSGRAYDQLERLRQRSGPA from the coding sequence ATGAGCGACCGCTTGGGACGGACCCAGCAGGCCCTGAAGGCCGTCACGCAGGGGGCGGCCTTGGACTTTGCGACGGCCCGCCAGCTCGGCGAGGACATCGCCTCTGGGGAACTCCCGCCGGAGCTGGTCGGCGCCGTCCTGACGGCCCTGGCCATGCGGGGGGAGGCCCCTTCGGAGATCGCCGGCCTGGCGGACGCCATGCGTTCGCAGGCCCGGCGGGTCGAGCATCCCCTGACGCGGACGGCGGTCGACACGTGCGGCACGGGCGGGGACGGCTTCCATACGTGGAACGTCTCGACGGCGGCGGCCTTCGTCGTGTCCTCGCTGGGTGTGCCTGTCGTCAAGCACGGCAATCGGGCCGTCTCCTCCCAGTGCGGGAGCGCCGACGTCCTGCAGGCCCTGGGTATCGCCTGGCCCGACACGCCGGAGAAGGCCGCCCAGCTCCTTCACGACACGCACTTCACCTTTCTCTTCGCACCCTATTTCCATCCGGCCATGAAGGCCGTCGCCCCGATCCGGCGGCATTTGGGCATCCGGACCGTCTTCAACATCCTGGGACCCCTCACGAATCCGGCCTTCGTGCGGTACCAGATGATCGGCGTCTTCCGGCGGGACCTCTTGGAGCGCTTGGCCCCTGTATTTACCCACCTGGGTCACGAGCGGGTCCTCCTGGTCCATCACGAGACCGGTATGGACGAAGCCGCCTCCTTCGGCCAGACCTACGTCGTCCGGGTCGAGCGGCAGGGGACCGACGTGACCTTTCACGAGGATTGTCTGAACCCTCGGGCCTGGGGCCTCGGGTCCGGCTCGGTCGAGGACCTGCGGGGCGGTTCGCCGGAGGAGAACGCCCAGATCATCGGGGACCTCTTGCGGAATCGGGACCGGGGCCCCCGGCGGGACACCCTGCTCGTGAACTCGGCCCTGGCCCTCTGGGCCGCCGGTCGGGTCGGTACGGTCGAAGAGGGCCTGGCCCAGGCCGAGGAAGCCCTGACCAGCGGGCGTGCCTATGACCAGCTCGAGCGTCTCCGCCAGCGGTCCGGCCCGGCGTGA
- the pbpC gene encoding Penicillin-binding protein 1C produces the protein MTSSSVSASGPARRDALPDGFRAFRRRWPGLLVAWAGMGVAALGRAPLPAGVHAPYSQVVYDRRGEVLRIFLTPDEKWRIEARLDEIDPLLVRATVCFEDRFFWFHPGVNPLAVLRAAWQNVRAGRIVSGGSTLSMQSARIVEPRPRTWRAKLVEALRAFQYELRLGKRRILELYLSRAPYGGNLEGVTAAALAYFGRPPRRLTPAEVAFLVSLPQAPVSRSLLRASPSEVRKARDRVLARMRACGLLSEAAYRSALRESVPTGLRPMPARALHATDYLHALFPQAARIRSTLDADVQRTVESLVQAYRPVVYRNGATNVSVVVIENSTRKVRALVGSLDYWDEAHDGQVPGFLAPRSPGSALKPFLYALALQKGVITTETLLEDYPTSIRGYQPVNFSGTFRGLVRAEEALAYSLNVPFVHLLRRTGFRDFLRLLERGGIDVRSGVDYGLSVITGALEVRLLDLTNLYVTLARDGRHGPPVLVEDASRPETERRLLHPGAVVLTRRALALRDRPDAPHLRAVTLPRATVYWKTGTSWGRRDAWSVGFHAGYTVGVWVGNFSGEGAEGIVGGELAAPLMFDVLNALPAPAPELRPPPDADLTRVPVCPFSGERPTDACPGVRWVLAVRDAAPLRACPYHRRLLVERDSGRRMCPWRSYAPDEVTARVFTVLPPLAAAFLGMPASTEPPPSESCGPPEAAPELRILSPLDGATYLLSADVRGSGGIPLRAVTPAPDRRIFWFVNDRFVGSTASGGVQVIRLPPGPVTVVAVDSTGRADRAHLHVLPP, from the coding sequence ATGACCAGCTCGAGCGTCTCCGCCAGCGGTCCGGCCCGGCGTGACGCCCTCCCCGACGGCTTTCGGGCCTTTCGCCGACGATGGCCGGGCCTCCTCGTCGCGTGGGCCGGGATGGGGGTCGCCGCGCTGGGCCGGGCCCCGCTCCCGGCCGGGGTCCATGCCCCCTACTCTCAGGTCGTCTACGACCGCCGCGGGGAGGTCTTGCGGATATTCCTGACGCCCGACGAGAAGTGGCGCATCGAGGCCCGTCTGGACGAGATCGACCCTCTCCTCGTCCGGGCGACGGTCTGCTTTGAGGACCGCTTCTTCTGGTTTCATCCCGGCGTGAACCCCCTGGCCGTCCTCCGGGCGGCCTGGCAGAACGTGCGGGCCGGCCGCATCGTCTCGGGCGGCTCGACCCTCTCGATGCAGTCGGCCCGCATCGTGGAGCCCCGTCCCCGCACCTGGCGGGCCAAGCTGGTCGAGGCCCTTCGCGCCTTCCAGTACGAGCTTCGCCTGGGCAAGCGGCGGATTCTCGAACTCTACCTCAGTCGGGCCCCTTACGGCGGCAACCTGGAGGGCGTGACGGCGGCGGCCCTGGCCTACTTCGGTCGCCCGCCCCGGCGGCTCACGCCGGCCGAGGTCGCCTTCCTGGTGAGCCTGCCCCAGGCGCCCGTGTCCCGCTCCCTCCTGCGGGCTTCGCCGTCCGAGGTGAGAAAGGCTCGGGACCGCGTCCTGGCCCGTATGCGGGCCTGCGGCCTCCTGTCGGAAGCGGCCTACCGGTCGGCCCTGCGGGAAAGCGTCCCGACGGGCCTGCGGCCCATGCCGGCCCGGGCGCTCCACGCTACGGACTATCTGCACGCCCTCTTCCCCCAGGCGGCTCGCATCCGTTCGACCCTGGACGCCGACGTTCAGCGGACCGTCGAGAGCCTCGTCCAGGCCTATCGGCCCGTGGTCTACCGGAACGGGGCTACGAACGTGAGCGTCGTCGTCATCGAAAACTCGACGCGGAAGGTCCGGGCCCTGGTCGGGTCCCTGGACTACTGGGACGAGGCTCACGACGGTCAGGTCCCGGGCTTTCTGGCGCCCCGGTCACCGGGCTCGGCCCTGAAGCCCTTCCTGTATGCTCTCGCCCTCCAGAAGGGGGTCATCACGACGGAAACGCTCTTAGAAGACTATCCGACGAGCATCCGGGGGTACCAGCCCGTCAACTTCAGCGGCACGTTCCGGGGCCTCGTCCGGGCCGAGGAGGCCCTGGCCTATTCCCTGAACGTCCCCTTCGTCCACCTCCTCCGGCGGACGGGATTCCGGGACTTTCTCCGGCTCCTCGAACGGGGCGGGATCGACGTCCGGTCCGGCGTGGACTACGGCCTCTCGGTCATCACGGGCGCCCTGGAGGTGCGGCTCCTGGACCTGACGAACCTGTACGTGACCCTGGCCCGGGACGGCCGGCACGGCCCGCCGGTCCTCGTCGAGGACGCGTCCCGTCCGGAGACCGAACGCCGGCTCCTCCATCCCGGCGCCGTCGTCCTGACCCGCCGGGCTTTGGCCCTGCGGGACCGACCCGACGCCCCCCACCTTCGAGCGGTCACGCTTCCCCGGGCGACCGTCTACTGGAAGACGGGGACCTCCTGGGGACGGCGGGACGCCTGGAGCGTCGGCTTCCACGCGGGCTATACCGTCGGCGTGTGGGTCGGCAACTTCTCGGGCGAGGGCGCCGAAGGGATCGTCGGCGGGGAGCTGGCGGCGCCCCTCATGTTCGACGTCCTGAACGCCCTGCCGGCGCCGGCCCCCGAACTGCGGCCCCCGCCGGACGCCGACCTGACGCGGGTCCCCGTGTGCCCCTTCTCCGGGGAGCGGCCGACCGACGCCTGCCCCGGCGTCCGCTGGGTCCTCGCCGTGCGGGACGCCGCTCCGCTTCGGGCGTGTCCCTACCACCGGCGCCTGCTCGTCGAGCGGGACTCGGGCCGCCGGATGTGCCCCTGGAGGTCCTATGCCCCGGACGAAGTCACGGCCCGGGTCTTTACCGTCCTGCCGCCCCTGGCGGCGGCCTTTCTGGGCATGCCGGCTTCGACCGAGCCGCCCCCCTCAGAGTCGTGCGGCCCACCGGAGGCGGCCCCGGAGCTCCGCATCCTCAGCCCCCTGGACGGGGCGACCTACCTGCTGAGCGCCGACGTCCGGGGAAGCGGCGGCATCCCCTTGCGGGCCGTGACGCCGGCGCCGGACCGTCGCATCTTCTGGTTCGTCAACGACCGGTTCGTCGGCTCGACGGCCTCGGGCGGCGTTCAGGTCATCCGGCTTCCGCCGGGACCGGTCACCGTCGTCGCCGTCGACTCGACGGGCCGCGCCGACCGGGCCCACCTGCACGTCCTCCCCCCGTGA